A genomic stretch from Rubripirellula reticaptiva includes:
- a CDS encoding sugar phosphate isomerase/epimerase family protein, producing MAELNVAIRTDSMRLPLRQSLEQASQLGVRAIELDARSGIHPSQLSDTGLRQLRKTLEDLNLKVSSLRFPTQRGFDSLENLDRRIDATKSAMLLAYKLGAPVLVNAIGMVPESEDDPRYTTLREVMDDLGRHGARVGAFFAAETGTESGETLSKLLDTCVDGYVAVALNPGQLIVNRFSVPDAVKALRERVQLVCAVDGVIDLAAGRGISVPLGQGIADFPNLIGLLEENRYRGRYVVGRADSTIGELRQSVEYLKNL from the coding sequence ATGGCCGAACTGAATGTGGCGATCCGAACCGATTCGATGCGGCTGCCGCTACGTCAATCGCTCGAACAGGCGTCTCAATTAGGGGTCCGAGCGATCGAATTAGACGCGCGCAGCGGGATCCACCCTTCTCAATTGTCGGACACCGGGCTCCGTCAGTTGCGTAAAACGCTGGAGGACCTCAACTTGAAGGTATCTTCATTGCGTTTTCCGACCCAAAGGGGCTTTGATAGCCTCGAAAATCTTGACCGACGCATCGATGCCACCAAGTCGGCGATGTTGCTAGCATATAAGCTGGGTGCACCCGTTCTGGTCAACGCGATCGGGATGGTGCCCGAATCGGAAGACGATCCGCGGTACACGACACTGCGCGAAGTGATGGACGATCTGGGCCGACATGGGGCTCGCGTCGGAGCATTCTTTGCTGCCGAAACCGGAACCGAATCCGGCGAAACACTGTCCAAATTGCTCGACACGTGTGTCGACGGTTACGTGGCGGTCGCGCTGAACCCGGGCCAGTTGATCGTCAATCGTTTTTCGGTTCCCGACGCAGTCAAGGCATTGCGTGAACGAGTCCAATTGGTTTGTGCAGTCGATGGAGTGATCGACTTGGCAGCCGGTCGTGGGATCTCAGTTCCACTGGGACAAGGGATCGCGGACTTTCCCAACCTGATCGGCTTGCTAGAAGAAAACCGTTATCGTGGTCGCTACGTGGTTGGCCGAGCCGATTCAACCATCGGCGAACTTCGTCAAAGCGTCGAGTACCTCAAGAACCTGTGA
- a CDS encoding ABC transporter permease has product MLWLRTWKLGIKSLALHPLRTGLTMLGIMIGVWAVIVLTAISQGASDQVQKQIESLGSTTIIVRSQKPPEDKLAGQSATQYGLKRSDLEKILVNVPTIETAIPIREIRRQFTYRDRIIDGRLVGCTPTYSDVNHLKIRNGGGRFISDADEIKADTVCVISSGVADRLFPFEEPLGKRVTVPEHTDKYKIIGVLQHRNASAAIGGSLDSQDFSADVYIPMSTLRKRIGDTIVTRRSGQFQMEIMELNQITLQAKNQDQVKNSAAMIEGLLAQSHGDLNDVAVVVPLELLEQARNMKLMFLGIGILIACISLVVGGIGIMNIMLASVTERTREIGIRRALGAKQHDITRQFLVETIVLSFAGAILGIVIGLLSLPAYRLAIIGVKRGLPEKFAALPAAIREAEPAIVYWTIPLAVAIAVGVGLISGLYPAIRAAKMNPIEALRHE; this is encoded by the coding sequence ATGCTGTGGCTTCGTACTTGGAAACTGGGAATCAAAAGTCTAGCGCTGCACCCGCTGCGCACCGGACTGACGATGCTTGGCATCATGATTGGCGTTTGGGCGGTGATCGTGTTGACCGCAATCAGCCAAGGTGCAAGCGACCAAGTTCAAAAGCAAATTGAGTCACTCGGATCGACCACCATTATTGTCCGCAGCCAGAAGCCGCCGGAAGACAAATTGGCGGGACAGTCGGCGACTCAGTATGGCCTCAAACGCAGCGACCTGGAAAAGATCTTGGTCAACGTTCCGACGATTGAAACGGCCATTCCAATCCGCGAGATCCGTCGCCAATTCACGTACCGAGATCGCATCATTGACGGTCGTCTGGTTGGCTGCACACCAACGTATTCGGACGTCAACCATCTGAAAATTCGCAACGGTGGCGGACGGTTCATTTCCGATGCTGACGAAATTAAAGCCGACACCGTGTGCGTCATTTCATCCGGTGTGGCCGATCGACTTTTCCCATTTGAAGAACCACTTGGGAAACGAGTTACGGTCCCCGAACATACTGACAAGTACAAAATCATTGGCGTGCTGCAGCACCGAAATGCATCGGCGGCAATCGGCGGGTCGTTGGACTCGCAAGATTTTTCAGCCGACGTTTACATCCCGATGAGCACGTTGCGCAAACGAATCGGGGACACAATCGTCACGCGTCGCAGTGGCCAGTTCCAGATGGAAATCATGGAACTGAATCAAATCACCTTGCAGGCCAAGAACCAAGATCAGGTCAAGAACTCGGCCGCAATGATCGAAGGCTTACTGGCCCAATCCCACGGTGACTTAAACGATGTGGCCGTAGTCGTACCGCTGGAACTGCTGGAACAAGCCCGCAACATGAAGCTGATGTTTTTGGGCATCGGAATTTTGATCGCCTGTATTTCGTTGGTCGTCGGCGGTATCGGGATCATGAACATCATGCTAGCCAGCGTGACCGAGCGAACTCGCGAGATCGGCATTCGTCGCGCGTTGGGGGCGAAGCAACACGATATCACTCGCCAGTTTTTGGTTGAAACCATCGTGCTTAGTTTCGCCGGTGCGATCCTCGGTATCGTGATCGGGTTGTTGAGTTTGCCGGCTTACCGCTTGGCGATCATTGGCGTCAAACGAGGCTTGCCAGAGAAGTTTGCGGCGTTGCCAGCCGCAATCCGCGAAGCCGAACCAGCGATCGTCTATTGGACGATCCCGTTGGCCGTCGCCATCGCCGTCGGTGTGGGATTGATCAGCGGTCTGTACCCGGCAATTCGAGCTGCCAAGATGAATCCCATCGAAGCCCTCCGTCACGAGTAA
- a CDS encoding ABC transporter ATP-binding protein: MPAPSAPVRLATSIRNLTKEYVLKSETVRALRGVSFDVPEGDYVAIMGPSGSGKSTLLNLLGCLDKPTSGSLMLGDDDIASMTDDQLADIRSQRIGFVFQSYNLIQQLSVLENIQVPLYYQGRLGPKERERAVALATEVGLKDRLGHRPSQLSGGQQQRVAIARSLINDPFFVLADEATGNLDSVTTDEILAIFDRLNSEGRTIIMVTHEDDVAMRAKRIVRLKDGLLHTDEVVTEQERNEMREKQAAAVAEFLARE, translated from the coding sequence ATACCGGCGCCATCCGCACCGGTACGGCTGGCGACTTCGATCCGTAATCTGACCAAGGAGTACGTGCTTAAGAGCGAAACCGTCCGCGCACTTCGTGGCGTTTCATTCGACGTACCCGAAGGCGACTACGTCGCGATCATGGGTCCGTCGGGGAGCGGAAAAAGTACACTGTTGAACCTGCTCGGCTGCTTAGATAAGCCCACCAGCGGGAGCTTGATGTTGGGCGACGACGACATCGCCTCGATGACGGACGACCAACTAGCCGATATTCGCAGCCAGCGAATCGGATTCGTGTTCCAGTCCTACAACCTCATCCAACAACTTTCGGTGCTTGAAAACATTCAAGTGCCTTTGTACTACCAAGGCCGGTTGGGACCGAAGGAAAGAGAACGTGCCGTCGCGCTTGCAACGGAGGTTGGCCTGAAAGACCGACTTGGCCACCGTCCATCGCAGCTCTCCGGGGGCCAACAGCAACGTGTCGCGATCGCTCGCTCGCTGATCAACGATCCGTTCTTTGTCTTAGCCGACGAAGCGACGGGCAACCTGGACTCAGTCACGACCGACGAAATCCTGGCGATTTTTGACCGACTAAACTCCGAAGGCCGAACCATCATCATGGTCACGCACGAAGACGATGTCGCCATGCGTGCCAAGCGAATCGTACGGCTCAAGGACGGTCTGCTGCATACCGACGAAGTTGTCACAGAACAAGAACGCAACGAAATGCGTGAGAAGCAAGCTGCCGCCGTGGCCGAGTTTCTGGCCCGCGAGTAA
- a CDS encoding HlyD family efflux transporter periplasmic adaptor subunit, with the protein MRTRRSSSRGGGMLGGLLVCLILVGIIGAVGYRFFFDPDSRVDTENLITQVVSKASFDHIVLEQGEIESSSNTEVICEVKSSGGNGGTSILWVIDEGTKVNKGDKLVELDSSQLELRLKEQKIQVITEEARVTTAQAQLEQAKIAKEEYLQGVFKTEESALLSAEAVANQNLLKAQLAIESSKRLVAKGLVKELQLQADQFAVINATNQLKATEGQLRVLRDLTKKKMVVQFDSEIEAAAATLSAASSELMEEQNELDDIEVQIEKCVMYAPSDGVVVHANRFSSRGGNAEFVVEAGATVRERQAIIRLPDPTRMQVKCNINESRITLVRGGMPAKISIDAIPGMKLTGVVKKVNRYAEPGGFFSSSIKEYATIIEIRDPPENIRTGMTAEVQIFVEQLEDALQIPIQGLYEHGGEMFTLVKRSNISFDTVKVEIGATNDTMASIAEGLKENDEVVLNLREHLTLMELPDVEAEDNSEMRALGAEQKLSPPVIVGDPEQGGAGERGPRGGGGPDSGGPGAGGLGGGQGAGGRGPGGGGGPPDANAMVSRTMERSDTDGDGKLSAEEIGSIDERWRSGTLAADEDGDGEVTRAELLKSMKARFSSGAGGGASQ; encoded by the coding sequence ATGCGTACTCGACGGAGTTCCAGTCGCGGCGGCGGCATGCTAGGCGGACTTCTGGTTTGCTTGATCCTGGTCGGAATTATCGGCGCGGTCGGGTATCGGTTCTTCTTTGACCCCGATTCACGCGTCGACACTGAAAATCTGATCACCCAGGTGGTCTCGAAAGCATCGTTCGACCACATCGTGCTTGAACAGGGTGAAATCGAAAGCAGCAGCAACACCGAAGTGATCTGCGAAGTCAAATCTTCGGGTGGCAACGGCGGAACTTCAATTTTGTGGGTCATCGACGAAGGCACCAAAGTCAACAAGGGCGACAAACTGGTCGAGCTCGATTCGTCACAGTTGGAACTGCGTCTGAAAGAGCAGAAGATTCAGGTGATCACCGAAGAAGCACGCGTCACGACAGCCCAGGCCCAGCTTGAACAAGCCAAAATCGCCAAAGAAGAATATTTGCAGGGCGTCTTTAAAACCGAAGAAAGCGCGCTGCTAAGTGCTGAAGCCGTCGCCAACCAAAACCTGCTGAAGGCACAGTTGGCGATTGAAAGCAGCAAACGTCTGGTCGCCAAGGGTCTAGTCAAAGAACTGCAACTGCAGGCAGACCAATTTGCCGTCATCAACGCAACCAACCAATTGAAAGCCACCGAAGGCCAGCTGCGGGTGCTGCGAGACCTCACCAAAAAGAAGATGGTGGTCCAGTTCGACAGCGAAATCGAAGCCGCCGCGGCCACCCTATCCGCTGCGTCCAGCGAGTTGATGGAAGAGCAAAACGAGCTGGATGATATCGAAGTACAAATCGAAAAATGCGTCATGTACGCACCATCCGACGGAGTCGTTGTCCATGCCAACCGATTCAGCAGTCGTGGTGGCAACGCCGAATTTGTGGTCGAAGCCGGAGCGACGGTACGCGAACGGCAAGCCATCATTCGATTGCCCGACCCAACACGAATGCAAGTCAAATGCAATATCAACGAGTCGCGGATTACGTTGGTGCGAGGCGGCATGCCAGCAAAGATTTCAATCGATGCGATCCCCGGAATGAAGCTAACGGGAGTCGTCAAGAAAGTAAATCGTTACGCCGAGCCGGGCGGTTTCTTCAGTTCTTCGATCAAAGAGTACGCAACGATCATCGAAATTCGCGATCCGCCGGAAAACATCCGGACCGGTATGACCGCGGAAGTCCAGATCTTCGTTGAACAGCTCGAAGACGCTCTGCAAATTCCAATCCAGGGCTTGTACGAACACGGCGGTGAGATGTTCACACTGGTCAAGCGATCCAACATTTCGTTTGACACCGTCAAAGTCGAAATTGGCGCAACCAACGATACGATGGCGAGCATTGCTGAAGGGCTGAAGGAAAACGACGAAGTGGTCTTGAACCTACGGGAACACTTGACGTTGATGGAGTTGCCGGACGTCGAAGCGGAAGACAATAGCGAAATGCGAGCACTCGGCGCCGAGCAGAAACTATCCCCACCAGTCATTGTCGGTGACCCCGAACAAGGCGGCGCTGGTGAACGAGGCCCTCGAGGCGGCGGTGGACCAGATTCAGGTGGTCCAGGTGCAGGTGGGCTAGGCGGTGGACAAGGCGCAGGCGGACGGGGACCAGGCGGTGGTGGAGGACCACCAGACGCCAATGCGATGGTTTCCCGTACGATGGAACGTAGCGACACCGACGGTGACGGTAAACTGTCGGCTGAAGAAATCGGTTCGATTGATGAACGCTGGCGCAGCGGAACTTTGGCGGCTGACGAGGATGGCGACGGTGAAGTCACACGTGCGGAACTGTTGAAGTCGATGAAGGCTCGGTTCAGCAGCGGTGCAGGTGGCGGAGCTTCGCAGTGA
- a CDS encoding UTP--glucose-1-phosphate uridylyltransferase, producing the protein MTDSNVSRQALQARLAPFGQDGVLRFWDELDSAGQSQLASQIQDLDLDQLATLLAGEDVKQDFAAMADRAMSPPSVLADGTGAAWSVEEAVKHGEAALAAGEVGAILVAGGQGTRLGFDQPKGMFPAGPVSNRTLFQIFADRLIAIGRRYNVEVPWYVMTSDATDADTRIYFESNGYLGLNPDQVRIFKQGTMPAVDAATGKLLLASKDSLALSPDGHGGTVRALDKTGCLDDADARGVKYLAYIQVDNPLANLCDPALIGHHVMAASEMTTQVVRKRFATEKVGNIVLVDGKVNVIEYSDLPETSANATAPDGSLKLWAGSIGIHVIDVAFLRRMSRSADALPFHRASKKVGFVDESGLPVEPTEPNATKFERFIFDLLPSAENAFVVEALPSEAFAPIKNAEGAPTDTASLARKALSDLHKSWLVAAGAEVADGIQVEINPRFALSADELREKIPTSSKIDSDHYFDA; encoded by the coding sequence ATGACTGATAGCAACGTTTCTCGCCAGGCACTGCAAGCAAGACTCGCCCCCTTTGGCCAAGACGGTGTGTTGCGGTTTTGGGACGAACTAGACTCCGCCGGCCAGAGCCAACTTGCTTCGCAGATCCAAGACCTTGATCTGGACCAGTTGGCAACATTGCTGGCCGGTGAAGACGTCAAGCAAGATTTTGCGGCGATGGCAGACCGGGCAATGTCGCCACCATCAGTCTTGGCGGATGGAACCGGAGCCGCTTGGTCGGTCGAAGAAGCCGTCAAACATGGCGAGGCTGCACTGGCTGCGGGCGAAGTCGGCGCAATCCTGGTTGCAGGCGGACAGGGAACTCGGTTGGGTTTCGATCAACCCAAGGGGATGTTTCCCGCGGGTCCGGTTTCGAACCGAACGCTTTTTCAAATTTTCGCTGATCGACTGATCGCGATTGGCAGACGTTACAACGTCGAAGTGCCTTGGTACGTGATGACCAGCGACGCGACGGACGCCGACACACGCATTTATTTCGAAAGCAACGGATATCTGGGACTGAACCCCGATCAAGTCCGGATCTTTAAACAGGGGACCATGCCGGCCGTCGACGCCGCCACCGGCAAGTTGCTGTTGGCATCGAAGGACTCACTGGCACTTAGCCCCGATGGTCACGGCGGAACCGTCCGTGCACTAGACAAAACGGGATGTCTGGATGATGCCGACGCTCGGGGCGTTAAGTACCTTGCCTACATTCAAGTCGACAATCCACTTGCCAACTTGTGCGACCCGGCCTTGATCGGGCATCACGTCATGGCGGCCAGCGAAATGACCACTCAAGTGGTCCGCAAACGCTTTGCAACCGAGAAAGTCGGCAACATTGTGTTGGTCGATGGAAAAGTAAATGTGATCGAATATAGCGATCTGCCTGAAACTTCGGCCAATGCCACTGCCCCTGACGGCAGCCTGAAACTGTGGGCCGGCAGCATCGGCATCCATGTGATTGACGTCGCCTTTTTACGACGAATGAGCCGATCGGCTGACGCGTTGCCTTTTCACCGAGCTTCGAAAAAGGTTGGCTTCGTGGACGAGTCAGGCCTGCCGGTTGAACCGACTGAGCCGAATGCGACGAAGTTCGAACGTTTCATTTTTGATTTGCTGCCTTCAGCCGAAAATGCTTTTGTGGTCGAAGCCTTGCCCAGCGAAGCATTTGCGCCGATCAAGAACGCCGAAGGAGCGCCCACGGACACCGCGTCCCTGGCTCGCAAGGCACTCTCGGATCTTCACAAAAGTTGGCTGGTCGCGGCTGGCGCCGAGGTCGCCGACGGTATTCAGGTCGAAATCAACCCTCGGTTTGCGCTATCGGCGGACGAACTTCGCGAAAAAATTCCTACAAGTTCAAAAATCGATTCCGACCACTACTTTGACGCCTGA
- a CDS encoding lipoate--protein ligase family protein: MQILNDLVRDITYRVDAKQTLAPADHLATDETMLLIADEVSSVCDDHSVVASTDQSTDTESIRVWQFDRPTVVLGRSSRVNDEVDREFCRQNDIPILRRCSGGASVVGGPGCLMYSVVLSFKEEPQLQKIDAAHDHVMTRVLRAAQVQVPDAKLQGICDLTWNNRKCSGNSLRISKRHLLYHGTILFDADLDLLARCLTGAPRQPEYRDGRNHSEFVTNAPIDPDTFASDLADQFGAIQTIEATDWIEHVDRLRRERYDLDSWHFRH; encoded by the coding sequence ATGCAAATTTTGAACGATCTGGTGCGAGACATCACTTATCGAGTCGACGCGAAACAAACTCTCGCACCGGCCGATCATTTGGCAACGGACGAGACAATGCTGTTGATCGCTGATGAAGTTTCGAGCGTCTGCGACGACCACTCGGTCGTTGCCAGCACGGACCAATCCACCGACACGGAATCCATTCGCGTCTGGCAATTCGATCGCCCCACGGTTGTGCTGGGACGATCTTCGCGAGTCAACGACGAGGTCGACCGCGAATTTTGTCGCCAGAACGACATTCCGATTTTGCGTCGATGCAGCGGTGGTGCATCGGTGGTCGGTGGCCCGGGATGCCTGATGTACAGTGTTGTACTGAGTTTTAAAGAAGAACCGCAGTTACAAAAAATCGATGCCGCTCATGACCATGTCATGACGCGGGTATTGCGAGCCGCCCAGGTTCAGGTGCCAGACGCAAAGCTTCAAGGGATCTGCGATTTGACTTGGAACAATCGCAAATGTTCGGGCAACAGCTTGCGGATTTCAAAGCGACATTTGCTATATCACGGAACCATTCTCTTTGACGCAGACTTAGATTTGCTGGCCCGATGTTTGACGGGTGCGCCGCGGCAACCGGAATATCGTGACGGTCGAAATCACAGCGAATTTGTGACCAACGCACCGATTGATCCAGACACATTCGCCAGCGACTTAGCAGATCAATTCGGCGCGATTCAAACAATTGAAGCGACTGATTGGATTGAGCATGTCGATCGGCTTCGTCGAGAACGATATGATTTGGATTCATGGCACTTCCGACATTGA
- a CDS encoding ABC transporter permease, with product MQAPTAEQPLTNQRMIAAGTRYSWRVSASVALGVATATAVIVGALLVGDSMRGSLRSLTIERLGRTESIVAPGTFFPTKNLVGKNASASKLIYFPTGVVETRNEQGDIQRAGAVQIIGIDDDFWSLDSQGLKPTTLPDQTGVVLNASAATELGVSIGDQVTLRLPSEQAVPADSPLGRRDSRSEGLPRMKVLDIIADRGLGRFAISPSQAAPLNVYVSRSLMAETLDRTGQANLMLFDSLIEAKDLNIDLGSLGLSLTATKQTFADEVIFEYQSLTSDQLMLPETVVQRVTQALPSRVVVPVMTYLANAIERLDESGKVIKSVPYSTITAIDRIQVDALDPGATERIELIYDLPNGEVNSNVVPLVINDWTAKQLDAAVGTRLRVAYFEPEVVDGKEVERFFEAIVTQVVPITEPSKPYNRRRAAEFDTPPTVFNDPGLTPIVPGVTDQNSISDWDLPFPLEREISKADDQYWNNYRLTPKAFLPLEAGRRLFGSRFGDTTSLRIGTDGKDDPSELRSIVVAALKPASDELGWSPRPIRMQQLAASNGTTPFDGLFLALSFFVILSAVMLIAMLFRLGLVSRAKQFGTLMAIGWTPSRVRKLAMGEGMVVASVGVVIGIGGGIAYAVFVLWALRSWWVGAVTVPFLTFHWTFKSLAIGAVAGWLVAMATLAITIRWILKFDAQTLMSGRDLDTASPPNAKGSRGNLTIVGVVLLVIAIGLAIFGAVSGGQTAAGGFIGGGMMLLMAFLVLMYGQLRRPRQISSSGGATKYSLLRMTGRSAARHPMRSTMTIGLMATAAFLIIAIAAFQLQPTQQGTGGFTWIAQTAQPIYRDLSDQTVQSELLGPDAKELADTKVVGMRLRLGEDASCNNLYQATQPTVIGVPDDFDADFAWIATDEVDGGQSPWRLLDATAQGTEADPIPVVIDQNTAMWSLQMMGGVGEIRSFEYEAGKPVFFRVVGLLSNSMLQGRLIIGEANFQTTFQNISGYRLYLIGPRTDASKDSTGAVARVLENRLGDVGMDVSNADKVLAGMLAVQNTYLRTFQSLGALGLLLGTIGLAVAQLRSVLERRSELAVMRAIGFTRRRLATIVMGETAILLLAGIGCGAACAVIAVVPYSWVSGARPPITESVVTVIGIIVFGMLAGLVAVRRVSRMPLLESLRSE from the coding sequence ATGCAGGCCCCCACTGCGGAACAACCCTTAACAAACCAGCGAATGATCGCCGCAGGGACCCGATATTCCTGGCGAGTTTCGGCGTCGGTGGCGTTGGGCGTCGCAACGGCAACAGCAGTGATCGTGGGTGCGTTGCTGGTCGGTGACTCGATGCGAGGCAGTCTTCGCAGTTTGACCATCGAGCGACTCGGACGAACTGAATCGATTGTCGCCCCGGGCACCTTCTTCCCGACCAAAAACCTGGTTGGCAAAAATGCATCGGCGTCAAAGCTGATCTACTTTCCGACCGGCGTGGTCGAGACACGTAACGAGCAAGGTGACATCCAGCGTGCCGGTGCCGTCCAGATCATCGGCATCGACGATGACTTTTGGAGCCTGGATTCTCAAGGACTGAAGCCGACAACGCTGCCTGACCAAACCGGCGTCGTCTTGAATGCCTCTGCGGCGACTGAGCTTGGCGTTTCGATTGGCGACCAAGTGACCCTGCGACTGCCCAGTGAACAGGCCGTGCCGGCCGACAGCCCGCTGGGCCGACGCGACAGTCGCAGCGAAGGTTTGCCGCGAATGAAAGTGCTGGACATCATCGCCGACCGAGGGCTCGGACGATTTGCAATTTCGCCAAGCCAAGCGGCACCTCTGAATGTCTACGTGTCTCGGTCCCTGATGGCCGAGACGCTCGACCGGACTGGTCAAGCAAACTTGATGCTGTTCGATTCGCTGATCGAAGCAAAGGACTTGAATATCGACTTGGGTTCACTCGGCCTTTCATTGACCGCGACAAAGCAAACCTTCGCCGACGAAGTGATCTTCGAATACCAGTCGCTGACGAGCGATCAGTTGATGTTGCCCGAAACAGTGGTCCAGCGAGTCACTCAAGCATTGCCCAGTCGCGTGGTCGTCCCGGTGATGACCTACTTGGCCAACGCGATTGAACGACTGGACGAATCGGGCAAGGTGATCAAGTCTGTCCCGTACAGCACGATCACAGCAATCGACCGAATTCAAGTCGACGCCCTGGACCCCGGTGCAACCGAGCGTATCGAATTGATCTACGACTTGCCCAACGGCGAAGTAAATTCAAACGTGGTGCCACTGGTGATCAACGACTGGACAGCCAAACAATTGGACGCTGCGGTTGGAACTCGATTGCGAGTCGCCTACTTCGAACCAGAAGTCGTCGACGGCAAAGAAGTCGAGCGATTCTTTGAAGCCATCGTCACTCAAGTGGTTCCGATCACCGAACCATCCAAACCGTACAACCGCCGACGCGCTGCCGAGTTTGACACGCCCCCGACGGTCTTCAACGATCCAGGTTTGACACCGATCGTTCCAGGCGTGACCGACCAAAACTCAATTAGCGACTGGGACTTGCCGTTTCCACTGGAACGTGAAATCTCAAAAGCCGACGACCAGTACTGGAACAACTATCGGCTGACGCCGAAAGCCTTTTTGCCACTGGAAGCTGGCCGTCGATTGTTTGGCAGCCGATTCGGCGACACAACCAGTTTGCGTATCGGGACCGATGGCAAAGACGACCCAAGCGAGTTGCGATCAATTGTCGTCGCAGCATTAAAACCAGCAAGCGACGAACTGGGCTGGTCCCCTCGGCCGATTCGAATGCAGCAGTTAGCCGCATCCAATGGAACGACTCCCTTCGACGGATTGTTCTTGGCACTTAGCTTCTTTGTGATTCTGTCGGCGGTGATGTTGATCGCGATGCTGTTTCGACTTGGGTTGGTTTCTCGAGCAAAACAGTTTGGCACTTTGATGGCGATCGGCTGGACGCCCTCGCGAGTTCGAAAACTAGCGATGGGCGAAGGAATGGTTGTCGCGTCCGTTGGGGTTGTGATCGGGATCGGTGGCGGCATTGCCTACGCGGTATTTGTGTTGTGGGCACTGCGTTCTTGGTGGGTTGGCGCGGTGACCGTTCCATTTCTGACTTTCCACTGGACGTTCAAGAGCCTTGCGATTGGCGCGGTTGCGGGATGGTTGGTTGCGATGGCGACACTGGCGATCACGATTCGCTGGATCTTAAAATTTGATGCTCAGACACTGATGTCGGGACGCGATTTAGATACGGCGTCACCGCCAAATGCGAAGGGTTCGCGGGGCAACTTGACGATCGTCGGAGTCGTGTTGTTGGTGATCGCGATCGGACTGGCGATCTTTGGTGCGGTCTCGGGTGGGCAAACCGCAGCCGGTGGATTTATCGGTGGCGGAATGATGTTGCTGATGGCATTCTTGGTATTGATGTACGGCCAACTGCGCCGGCCTCGACAGATTTCCAGTAGCGGCGGCGCCACGAAATACTCCCTGCTTCGGATGACGGGCCGCAGTGCGGCCCGTCATCCGATGCGCAGCACGATGACGATCGGCTTGATGGCGACCGCAGCGTTCTTGATCATCGCGATCGCTGCGTTTCAGTTGCAACCTACTCAGCAGGGAACTGGCGGGTTCACCTGGATCGCGCAAACAGCGCAGCCGATCTACCGTGACCTGAGCGACCAAACCGTTCAATCCGAACTGCTTGGCCCCGACGCAAAAGAGCTGGCCGACACGAAGGTCGTCGGCATGCGACTGCGGCTAGGCGAAGACGCTAGTTGCAACAACCTCTACCAAGCAACGCAGCCAACCGTGATTGGCGTCCCCGATGATTTCGACGCCGACTTTGCATGGATAGCCACAGACGAAGTCGACGGCGGTCAATCGCCTTGGCGGTTACTTGACGCGACAGCGCAGGGAACCGAAGCGGACCCGATTCCTGTGGTGATCGATCAGAACACAGCGATGTGGAGTCTGCAGATGATGGGCGGGGTTGGCGAGATTCGGTCGTTCGAATACGAAGCCGGGAAGCCCGTCTTTTTTCGCGTCGTTGGCTTGCTTTCCAATTCGATGCTGCAAGGTCGCCTGATCATTGGCGAAGCAAATTTCCAAACGACGTTTCAAAACATCAGCGGATACAGGCTCTACTTGATCGGCCCTAGGACTGATGCGTCGAAGGATTCAACAGGCGCGGTCGCCAGAGTACTTGAGAACCGACTCGGTGATGTCGGAATGGATGTATCGAATGCAGACAAAGTCCTGGCTGGAATGCTGGCGGTCCAGAACACTTACCTGCGGACTTTCCAAAGCCTGGGCGCACTGGGACTGCTGTTGGGAACAATCGGTTTAGCTGTCGCACAATTGCGCAGCGTCTTGGAACGGCGCAGCGAACTTGCCGTGATGCGGGCGATCGGATTTACCAGGCGCCGCTTGGCAACGATTGTGATGGGCGAAACGGCGATCCTGTTGCTTGCCGGGATCGGGTGCGGGGCCGCGTGCGCAGTGATCGCGGTGGTGCCGTATTCTTGGGTCAGCGGTGCCAGACCACCGATCACTGAATCAGTTGTCACGGTGATCGGAATCATCGTGTTTGGAATGCTGGCAGGCTTAGTGGCGGTGCGCCGGGTCAGCCGCATGCCGCTGCTTGAATCACTGCGGTCAGAGTGA